A portion of the Sphaerochaeta pleomorpha str. Grapes genome contains these proteins:
- a CDS encoding RecQ family ATP-dependent DNA helicase yields MDLQETIDAIATEQFGLTSLFPYQSLVIQRILEQDKEMSDHKGMLVILPTGSGKSVCFMLPSLLVSGLTVIVYPLLSLMNDQVRRFENGKINCVCIRGGQTRAQRSEIWSSLEQKKARVIITNAECMGTTEVISKLSSYQISLLVVDEAHTVVQWGKTFRPSYQNLGSIISFLRVRQILAFTATASEKITEALVPMLFSNVRPHIVRGNADRENIIYHCQETLSKPHSIAMILAFPRSRPAVVFCSTRRECEIACDQFLSSYPTVPCRYYHAGLSREARSYLENWFNDQKGAVLFATCAFGMGVDKKNIRTVIHRTLCNNAESYLQESGRAGRDGAIANAYVLLGLEEQMHYQKGELSFNALYAIFYHRNDCFRKQLVALLNSEIESCNGCDFCNGIFFSHPDGYRQILQTVRARPFSYSPMRLSTLLLTKEKGDSRSGILFSWKEPELTAAIEILVFQGILHLSKLPRRRLFLSRKAFREALPCSQQKQRGKN; encoded by the coding sequence ATGGACCTTCAAGAAACCATCGATGCGATAGCTACTGAGCAATTTGGACTTACCTCGCTTTTTCCCTACCAGAGTCTCGTAATCCAGAGAATCCTGGAACAGGACAAGGAAATGTCAGACCACAAAGGAATGCTGGTCATCCTGCCTACCGGGTCGGGCAAGAGTGTCTGCTTCATGTTACCTTCTTTGTTGGTTTCTGGTCTCACCGTAATTGTCTATCCCCTCCTCTCCTTGATGAACGACCAAGTCCGCCGGTTTGAAAATGGTAAAATCAACTGCGTCTGCATCCGCGGGGGACAGACCAGGGCGCAACGGTCAGAGATTTGGTCTTCTCTGGAGCAAAAAAAAGCCAGGGTTATCATTACAAATGCCGAATGCATGGGAACAACAGAGGTCATCTCCAAGCTTTCCTCATATCAGATCAGCTTGCTGGTTGTTGACGAGGCACATACAGTAGTGCAATGGGGCAAGACATTCCGCCCCTCCTACCAAAACCTGGGAAGTATCATCTCCTTTCTCCGTGTACGACAAATCCTTGCCTTTACTGCCACTGCCAGCGAAAAAATAACTGAGGCCTTGGTTCCCATGTTGTTCTCAAACGTCCGCCCCCATATCGTACGGGGCAACGCCGACAGGGAAAACATCATCTACCATTGCCAAGAAACCCTGTCGAAACCCCATTCCATCGCCATGATCCTCGCTTTTCCTCGCTCCCGTCCGGCGGTAGTCTTTTGTTCTACCAGGCGCGAATGTGAGATTGCCTGCGACCAATTCCTTTCTTCCTACCCTACCGTTCCCTGCCGCTATTACCATGCAGGGTTGAGCAGGGAAGCAAGGTCCTATCTGGAGAACTGGTTCAACGACCAAAAGGGGGCTGTTCTCTTTGCCACCTGTGCATTCGGAATGGGGGTTGATAAAAAAAATATCAGGACAGTTATCCATAGGACCCTGTGCAACAATGCAGAATCCTATCTGCAGGAAAGTGGCCGGGCAGGCAGGGACGGAGCGATTGCCAATGCCTATGTCCTGTTAGGTCTGGAGGAACAGATGCATTATCAAAAAGGAGAACTTTCATTTAATGCACTCTATGCAATCTTTTATCATCGGAACGACTGCTTTCGCAAGCAATTGGTTGCTTTGCTAAACAGCGAAATCGAATCGTGTAATGGTTGCGATTTTTGCAATGGCATCTTCTTCTCCCATCCAGATGGTTACAGACAAATACTGCAGACGGTGAGGGCAAGACCCTTTTCGTATTCTCCTATGCGCCTCTCCACACTTCTCTTGACCAAAGAAAAAGGAGACAGCCGTTCGGGAATCCTTTTTTCCTGGAAAGAACCGGAACTGACCGCTGCCATCGAAATCCTGGTGTTTCAAGGAATACTGCATCTCTCCAAATTGCCCAGACGCAGGTTGTTTCTATCAAGAAAGGCTTTTAGAGAAGCATTGCCATGCAGCCAGCAAAAACAAAGGGGCAAGAACTGA
- a CDS encoding LytR/AlgR family response regulator transcription factor produces the protein MLNIALCDDEPNQLALIALYTSECMQSNQYECTIRQFLHPDELLRTCEKQRFHLYVLDIVMPLVNGIEVGKAIRKLDREAQIIYATTEPGFALQSFVANPINYLLKPIDKQQFFKTLTLAISKLDVQRESTFLVKTHEGMRILRLSEVVYCEYTSHTVIYTLVDAKIVTTCILKGTFAQHITPLLQDKRFLRPHTSYVLNMDYVESFGKNKFTLRNGYTVPIVAKQYSVVRDIYMDYLLAKESSR, from the coding sequence ATGTTGAATATCGCCCTATGCGATGATGAGCCTAATCAGCTGGCTCTCATTGCATTGTATACGTCAGAATGTATGCAATCGAATCAGTATGAATGTACGATTCGTCAGTTTCTCCATCCCGATGAGCTACTCAGAACCTGTGAAAAACAAAGGTTCCATCTCTATGTCCTCGATATTGTGATGCCTCTGGTAAATGGTATCGAGGTAGGGAAGGCTATCAGGAAACTTGATCGTGAGGCTCAGATTATCTATGCTACCACCGAACCTGGTTTTGCCTTGCAATCATTTGTAGCAAACCCTATCAATTATTTGCTCAAACCAATCGACAAACAGCAATTCTTCAAAACCCTTACTCTGGCAATATCGAAATTGGATGTACAAAGGGAAAGTACCTTCTTGGTGAAGACCCATGAAGGAATGCGCATCCTCAGGTTGTCTGAAGTGGTTTATTGTGAGTATACAAGCCACACGGTTATCTACACCCTTGTAGATGCGAAGATTGTTACCACGTGTATCCTCAAGGGTACCTTTGCCCAACATATTACACCGTTATTACAGGATAAGCGTTTTTTGAGGCCCCATACGTCCTACGTATTGAACATGGACTATGTAGAAAGCTTTGGTAAAAACAAATTCACCCTTCGCAATGGATATACAGTTCCTATCGTTGCCAAACAATACAGTGTAGTGCGGGATATCTATATGGACTATCTTCTGGCAAAGGAGAGTTCCCGATGA
- a CDS encoding GHKL domain-containing protein, whose product MIDMLSNILRGSVTSVMDVFLLFTLAKPKFGRCTTVIVASIVLLVNIASNIWFYRIGDLTALSRFDVVMFMVVGLALKPLTKSSFMQWCFNFITTINILMIIIILSFHLGKLFPYPQYAHTALRLGFYSIVIFLFQRYLLPLYQSVVNNWPVFSGLVLCIFFNLSYYFYFTDDIENTLLVCKWPLFLLVTLSLAAYSTVFYSLKKITAIYALENENLRIQNDAVLLSQAASTMAEKLELMDKVACQNSIASHDRRHFNSMILGLLEQGDLDEAVSCLRKQNAIQPHPNKNYCENKAVNAAISYYVDMAGQRGIQTKIHFTLPLDMDVDSLELAVVVSNLFENAIHGVALLPEGQERYIHVTCLQVGRLMLEMCNPCVDTVTLGEDGLPFSSQEGHGVGTKSICAFANAHAAELLYHVENGLFRVRLLI is encoded by the coding sequence ATGATTGATATGCTGAGCAATATCCTTCGGGGTAGCGTTACCTCTGTCATGGATGTATTTCTCCTGTTTACCCTGGCAAAGCCAAAGTTTGGCCGATGCACCACTGTTATCGTTGCCAGTATCGTATTATTGGTGAATATTGCCAGTAATATCTGGTTCTATAGGATTGGAGACCTAACCGCACTGTCTAGGTTTGACGTTGTAATGTTTATGGTAGTCGGCCTTGCTTTGAAACCTCTGACAAAGTCCAGTTTCATGCAGTGGTGTTTCAATTTTATCACTACTATCAATATTCTGATGATCATCATCATTCTCAGCTTTCATCTGGGTAAATTATTTCCCTATCCCCAGTATGCCCATACTGCCCTTCGGCTGGGATTCTATAGCATCGTGATATTTCTCTTCCAAAGATACTTGCTTCCCTTGTATCAATCAGTTGTCAATAACTGGCCGGTATTTTCAGGTTTGGTGTTATGTATTTTCTTCAATTTATCCTATTACTTTTACTTTACGGATGATATTGAGAATACTTTGCTTGTTTGTAAGTGGCCGTTATTTCTGTTGGTCACGCTTTCCTTGGCTGCTTATAGCACTGTTTTCTATTCCCTGAAAAAAATCACGGCAATCTATGCCTTGGAAAATGAGAACCTGAGAATTCAGAATGATGCGGTCCTGCTTTCACAAGCAGCTTCAACTATGGCAGAAAAATTGGAACTTATGGACAAGGTAGCCTGTCAGAACAGTATAGCATCCCATGACCGCCGGCATTTCAACAGCATGATCCTGGGACTATTGGAGCAAGGTGACCTGGATGAGGCTGTATCCTGTTTGCGTAAACAGAATGCAATACAACCGCATCCAAACAAGAACTATTGTGAAAATAAAGCAGTAAACGCCGCTATAAGCTATTATGTAGATATGGCAGGGCAGAGGGGAATACAAACAAAGATACACTTTACCCTGCCGCTGGATATGGATGTCGATTCTTTGGAGTTGGCTGTAGTGGTCTCGAACCTTTTTGAAAATGCCATCCATGGCGTTGCTCTCTTGCCGGAAGGCCAAGAAAGATATATTCATGTTACCTGCCTGCAGGTAGGAAGGTTGATGCTCGAGATGTGCAATCCTTGTGTCGATACTGTGACATTAGGTGAGGATGGGCTTCCTTTTTCAAGTCAGGAAGGCCATGGGGTAGGGACTAAGAGCATCTGTGCGTTTGCAAACGCACATGCTGCAGAGTTGCTCTACCATGTTGAGAACGGTCTGTTCAGAGTGAGATTGCTTATCTGA
- a CDS encoding beta strand repeat-containing protein has product MKKTNKKHILLVIVSILLCFVGCSDMMEKLGKISLHIELDNHEVSVASYTLTGTQGSVTLNPEVPESLNVDLSSLKPGTWSLTVKAFDSGSTQIGTGTQEVNLKEGQVLDTTLLVVFTQPDPEVTDFTLLSPSRFDTTDGKIKDTTAKMEYKLASSGDEAYVACTEGETILPPGTYLVRYAAARGFDASEPLAITIPEYEPIQLTIEDPTLTTTKVYDGTIDITGTVTAGALIGVKGTDAVSVSATASYDSTNAENGKTITVTYTLDGADKENYKKPVDKTVAGVIEKKQLTVADPTLTTTKVYDGTVGIAGTVTAGALIGINGTDAVTVSATASYDSTTAENEKTISVGYTLSGGDKDNYFKPVNKTVAGVIEKKLLTVSATATEKVYDGTINATGILSLEGVVGSDEVRATGTYAFADANVGTSKTVNVTGITLSGAKASNYSLSATTATATAAITKATYDMSKISFSGASPTYDGNPHSLSISGTLPSGVSVSYSGNAMTDAGTYTVIASFTGDSSNYEAIASKSATLAIGKATYDMSGISFNGASPTYDGNPQSLSISGSLPFGVSVSYSGNAKTDVGTYTVVASFSGDSANYTAIESKSATLAIGKATYDMSKISFSGASPTYDGNPHSLSISGILPPGVSVSYSGNARTDAGTYTVIASFTGDSSNYEAIASKSATLTISKATMTGTVSVSGTARYGEILTAQPSLSNAGTPTYQWKRSGNVISGATGLTYTLASADIGSAITVVATADGVNYTGSITSATTDTVTKAVLTATVGDFTRSYGEANPSLAVSVTGFVNSESPSTASGYVAPTASAAATASTGLGSYGITLAGGSADNYSFDTSDTGTLTIQQKTLSVTTMVSGKTYDGNTQGSGNFFIGGVVGSDEVGVTGTFTFEDANAGNIKTVNVTGITLTGAQKANYSLASTTATGRVSIYKKTLTVTAAADGKLYDGTINATGSLSLGGIVGSDEVSATGTFAFADVNAGSSKTVNVTGITLSGAKASNYSLSATTATTTAAITKATMTGTVSITGTAKYGETLTAVASLTNAGTPTYQWKRGGVAISGATGTTYILTASDTGYTITVTATAGGSNYQGSITSLATAVVEKNAGESISDSPLGYFPSLPATQTIINFTGFTENLAGIEACVSLNGSPYGSYADVEVDSRGRAMILVGSDVTTATKVQFRKKETNTTYAGPSKEISISEQALSIGDYYQGGVVAYLYTSGFGYVSGEVHGIIAAKNNQGSIRWYNGTNELVGVSNTSVGAGLANTNAIIAKQGAVSTSYAAGLARSYTGGGYADWFLPSLGELTLLYHNSALIGNLNLDGSNYWSSNESIQYGYEPAIYAAGRLFSTTVNPTYDNIYAFWKTDILLVRPIRYF; this is encoded by the coding sequence ATGAAAAAGACTAACAAAAAACATATATTACTGGTAATTGTATCGATATTGCTTTGCTTTGTCGGTTGTAGCGACATGATGGAGAAACTGGGAAAGATTTCCCTCCATATCGAATTAGACAACCACGAGGTCTCCGTTGCCTCCTATACTTTGACTGGGACACAAGGAAGCGTAACGCTTAATCCTGAAGTCCCTGAATCCCTCAACGTTGACTTGTCATCCTTGAAGCCTGGGACATGGTCGCTTACGGTAAAAGCCTTTGACAGTGGAAGTACGCAGATTGGTACCGGGACACAGGAAGTTAATCTCAAGGAAGGACAGGTTCTGGACACTACCTTGCTGGTTGTGTTTACCCAGCCAGACCCAGAGGTTACAGATTTCACGCTGTTATCCCCCTCTCGTTTTGATACCACTGATGGCAAGATTAAAGATACTACGGCAAAAATGGAATACAAGCTTGCTTCGTCTGGGGATGAGGCCTATGTTGCCTGTACCGAAGGTGAAACTATTTTGCCTCCGGGAACCTATCTGGTCAGGTATGCCGCAGCTCGAGGCTTTGATGCAAGTGAACCCCTTGCGATAACAATACCGGAATATGAACCGATCCAACTGACAATCGAAGACCCGACGTTGACCACCACCAAAGTCTATGACGGTACTATCGATATCACCGGTACCGTGACTGCGGGTGCTCTGATCGGGGTAAAGGGAACAGATGCTGTATCAGTGAGTGCAACAGCAAGCTATGATTCAACCAATGCAGAGAATGGGAAAACCATAACAGTAACCTATACACTGGATGGGGCAGACAAGGAGAACTACAAGAAGCCGGTAGACAAAACAGTTGCTGGCGTAATCGAGAAGAAACAGCTTACCGTCGCAGACCCGACGTTGACCACAACCAAAGTATATGACGGAACTGTCGGTATCGCGGGTACCGTGACTGCGGGCGCTCTGATTGGAATTAATGGAACAGATGCTGTAACAGTGAGTGCAACAGCAAGCTATGATTCAACCACTGCGGAGAATGAAAAAACCATATCTGTCGGGTACACACTAAGCGGAGGTGACAAAGACAACTATTTCAAGCCTGTTAATAAAACGGTAGCGGGCGTTATAGAAAAGAAGCTGCTCACCGTTTCAGCTACCGCTACAGAGAAGGTCTACGACGGGACAATCAATGCTACCGGAATTCTGTCTTTGGAAGGGGTTGTCGGTTCGGATGAGGTACGTGCAACAGGCACTTATGCCTTCGCCGATGCCAATGTTGGTACCTCGAAGACAGTCAACGTGACCGGGATAACGCTTTCTGGTGCAAAGGCATCAAACTATTCGCTTTCGGCAACCACAGCTACGGCTACTGCTGCTATCACCAAAGCCACCTACGACATGAGCAAGATCAGCTTCAGCGGGGCATCGCCAACCTATGATGGGAATCCCCATTCCCTCTCAATCTCTGGCACCCTGCCTTCCGGAGTATCTGTTTCCTATAGCGGGAATGCGATGACCGATGCAGGGACTTACACGGTGATTGCAAGCTTCACCGGAGACAGCTCGAACTATGAGGCAATCGCAAGCAAGAGTGCGACACTTGCCATCGGCAAGGCAACCTACGATATGAGCGGTATCAGCTTCAACGGAGCATCGCCAACCTATGATGGGAATCCCCAGTCCCTCTCAATCTCGGGTAGCCTGCCCTTCGGGGTCAGTGTTTCCTACAGCGGGAATGCGAAGACCGATGTAGGGACCTACACGGTGGTTGCAAGCTTCTCTGGCGACAGTGCGAACTATACTGCGATTGAAAGCAAGAGTGCGACACTTGCCATAGGCAAGGCCACCTACGACATGAGCAAGATCAGCTTCAGCGGGGCATCGCCAACCTATGATGGGAATCCCCATTCCCTCTCAATCTCGGGCATCCTGCCTCCCGGAGTATCTGTTTCCTATAGCGGGAATGCGAGGACCGATGCAGGGACCTACACGGTGATTGCAAGCTTCACCGGAGACAGCTCGAACTATGAGGCAATCGCAAGCAAGAGTGCGACACTTACAATCAGCAAGGCTACCATGACAGGGACTGTGTCGGTTTCCGGGACTGCAAGGTATGGCGAAATCTTGACAGCGCAACCGAGTCTTTCCAACGCAGGGACGCCGACCTACCAGTGGAAACGTAGTGGGAATGTGATAAGCGGGGCAACAGGTTTGACCTATACCCTGGCCTCGGCTGACATTGGGTCGGCAATCACTGTTGTGGCGACCGCAGATGGCGTGAATTATACAGGTTCGATTACCAGCGCAACGACGGATACCGTCACCAAGGCAGTCTTGACCGCGACGGTTGGCGATTTCACGAGATCCTATGGTGAAGCCAATCCCTCGCTCGCTGTTTCGGTCACCGGATTCGTTAATAGTGAGAGTCCCTCCACTGCAAGTGGCTATGTGGCGCCGACGGCATCTGCTGCGGCTACAGCCTCCACCGGTTTGGGTTCCTATGGAATCACCCTTGCGGGCGGCAGTGCAGACAATTACAGTTTCGATACCAGCGACACGGGGACACTGACCATCCAGCAGAAGACGCTCTCGGTTACAACGATGGTAAGCGGCAAGACTTATGACGGAAATACACAGGGGTCGGGGAATTTCTTTATTGGAGGGGTCGTCGGCTCGGATGAGGTCGGTGTAACCGGTACCTTCACTTTTGAGGATGCCAATGCCGGTAATATAAAGACAGTCAACGTGACCGGGATAACCCTCACGGGTGCACAGAAAGCAAATTACTCGCTTGCGTCGACGACAGCTACCGGAAGGGTTTCGATTTATAAGAAGACGCTCACCGTTACAGCGGCGGCTGATGGGAAGCTCTACGACGGGACAATCAATGCCACCGGAAGTCTGTCTTTAGGAGGGATTGTCGGTTCGGATGAGGTAAGTGCAACCGGTACCTTCGCTTTCGCCGATGTCAATGCAGGTTCTTCCAAGACAGTGAATGTGACCGGGATAACGCTTTCTGGTGCGAAGGCATCCAACTATTCGCTTTCGGCAACCACAGCTACGACTACTGCTGCTATCACCAAGGCCACCATGACAGGAACTGTCTCGATTACCGGTACAGCCAAATATGGTGAAACCTTGACAGCGGTAGCGAGCCTGACTAATGCAGGGACGCCGACCTACCAGTGGAAACGTGGTGGAGTTGCGATAAGCGGTGCAACCGGTACGACCTATATCCTCACTGCTTCTGATACCGGATATACTATTACGGTAACCGCGACCGCAGGTGGTTCCAATTACCAGGGGAGCATTACCAGCTTGGCAACAGCTGTGGTAGAAAAAAATGCTGGAGAATCCATAAGTGATTCTCCCCTCGGATATTTCCCATCCTTGCCTGCAACCCAAACAATCATAAACTTCACAGGTTTTACTGAAAACCTTGCCGGAATTGAAGCCTGTGTTTCTCTCAATGGTTCGCCATATGGTAGTTATGCAGATGTTGAAGTGGATAGCCGCGGCAGGGCGATGATTTTGGTAGGCTCTGATGTTACAACCGCTACAAAAGTCCAGTTCAGGAAAAAGGAGACAAACACTACGTATGCTGGACCTTCGAAAGAGATTTCTATATCTGAACAGGCTCTTTCAATTGGAGACTATTATCAAGGCGGAGTTGTTGCCTATCTCTACACTTCAGGATTTGGATATGTCAGTGGTGAAGTCCATGGCATAATTGCAGCGAAAAATAACCAAGGTTCGATTCGCTGGTACAATGGAACTAATGAGCTTGTAGGCGTGTCAAATACCTCGGTAGGTGCCGGTTTAGCAAATACCAATGCAATTATTGCAAAACAAGGAGCGGTTTCTACCAGTTATGCTGCAGGTCTTGCTCGCTCCTATACTGGAGGTGGCTATGCTGATTGGTTCCTGCCCTCTCTAGGTGAGTTAACTCTGCTGTATCATAATAGTGCACTCATAGGAAATCTCAATCTAGATGGAAGTAATTACTGGAGTTCCAATGAATCTATCCAGTATGGTTATGAACCAGCGATATATGCAGCGGGTCGTCTGTTCAGTACTACAGTAAATCCTACGTATGATAACATATACGCGTTTTGGAAAACGGATATTTTGCTTGTACGCCCAATAAGGTATTTCTAA
- a CDS encoding ADP-ribosylglycohydrolase family protein, protein MEELDRAKGALLGLFVGDALGTQCEGLLEADLVTDFPQEIGEMYTKDRIFGECGEITEGSELAILLAQSILLNNRFDADNIKGAYRKWLGEDPSLVRPSLKIALETSPLPKSDSNGDLVRIIPVAIYGASKPLKTLMEMAETECMITHLSQVCIDSSKLYVLALAKVITEEVGKEELVGYLQVCASKYHFDDRIQNTLRSVMKTTPIACDGKDKDSVLLALHVALKAFLETSSFEEGMLQIMMKGGSACSNAAIYGALAGAFYGPDSIPDRWADELQAPDSLSRFLRKQAAHRRLNMNLLSMAEDLAQGLLKE, encoded by the coding sequence ATGGAAGAATTGGATAGAGCGAAAGGAGCCTTGCTGGGCTTATTTGTCGGTGATGCCCTGGGAACCCAGTGTGAAGGTTTGCTGGAAGCCGACCTTGTCACAGATTTCCCTCAGGAAATTGGGGAAATGTACACCAAGGATCGTATCTTTGGGGAATGTGGAGAAATTACCGAAGGGAGTGAACTCGCAATCCTGCTTGCACAAAGCATTCTTCTGAACAACCGTTTCGATGCCGACAATATCAAGGGTGCCTACCGAAAATGGCTGGGGGAAGACCCCTCATTGGTAAGGCCTTCGTTGAAAATTGCATTGGAAACTTCCCCGCTTCCCAAAAGCGATTCAAATGGTGATTTGGTCCGCATTATTCCTGTGGCAATCTATGGGGCAAGCAAGCCCTTGAAAACCCTGATGGAAATGGCAGAGACAGAGTGTATGATTACCCATCTAAGCCAAGTCTGCATTGATAGCAGTAAGCTCTATGTCCTAGCCCTTGCCAAGGTAATCACCGAAGAAGTCGGCAAGGAAGAGCTGGTTGGATATTTGCAGGTTTGCGCTTCGAAATATCATTTTGACGACCGGATTCAGAACACCCTCAGAAGTGTAATGAAAACCACACCTATTGCCTGCGATGGCAAGGATAAGGATTCTGTCTTGCTTGCCTTGCATGTTGCACTCAAGGCCTTTCTCGAAACGTCTTCCTTTGAAGAAGGTATGCTACAGATTATGATGAAAGGTGGTTCCGCCTGTTCCAATGCAGCTATCTATGGAGCTCTGGCCGGGGCTTTTTATGGTCCGGACTCCATTCCCGACCGATGGGCAGATGAGTTGCAGGCTCCTGACAGCCTCTCCAGGTTTTTAAGAAAGCAGGCTGCCCACAGAAGACTGAATATGAATCTGCTCTCCATGGCAGAGGACCTTGCCCAAGGCCTGCTCAAGGAATAG